The following proteins are co-located in the Microbacterium immunditiarum genome:
- the ccsB gene encoding c-type cytochrome biogenesis protein CcsB produces the protein MPATETLSLDSVSVLLVWTAIAIYVLAFAAYAIDLARRSALAVEAKDAATRERELVGVGATAAGASVSSSAREKIGAVRAQEAAAKAALEASPSQRPRMMWARIGTSLTVLAFLFHLAGDVTRGIAAGRVPWSNMYEFALTGTLLIVAVYLVTLFKYDLRFLGVLITGLTVLLLGGATLAFYVEIVPLADPLKSVWLVIHVFVASLATALFALAFGLSVLQLMQARREAKAAASESSGAVVKGSGPGFLRTLPSADALESLAYRFAIIGFIFWTFTLIAGSIWANDAWGRYWGFDTKEVWTFVIWVLYAGYIHARATRGWRGARSAWLSIIGFVAVIFNFTIVNMFFKGLHVYSGLS, from the coding sequence ATGCCCGCAACCGAAACGCTGTCGCTCGACTCCGTGTCGGTGCTCCTGGTCTGGACCGCGATCGCGATCTACGTGCTGGCGTTCGCCGCCTACGCGATCGACCTCGCCCGGCGCTCGGCTCTCGCGGTCGAGGCGAAGGACGCCGCGACGCGCGAGCGCGAGCTCGTCGGCGTCGGAGCCACGGCGGCCGGGGCATCCGTCTCGTCGTCCGCTCGTGAGAAGATCGGCGCCGTGCGGGCGCAGGAGGCGGCCGCCAAGGCCGCGCTCGAAGCGTCTCCCTCCCAGCGCCCGCGCATGATGTGGGCGCGCATCGGCACGTCGCTGACGGTGCTCGCCTTCCTCTTCCACCTCGCGGGCGACGTCACGCGGGGCATCGCCGCGGGTCGCGTGCCCTGGTCGAACATGTACGAGTTCGCCCTCACCGGCACGCTCCTCATCGTCGCGGTCTACCTCGTGACGCTGTTCAAGTACGACCTGCGCTTCCTCGGCGTGCTCATCACGGGGCTCACGGTGCTGCTCCTCGGCGGTGCGACGCTCGCGTTCTACGTCGAGATCGTCCCGCTCGCCGATCCGCTCAAGAGCGTGTGGCTCGTCATCCACGTCTTCGTCGCGTCGCTCGCGACGGCGCTGTTCGCGCTCGCGTTCGGCCTCTCGGTGCTGCAGCTCATGCAGGCCCGCCGCGAGGCGAAGGCCGCGGCATCCGAGTCGTCCGGCGCCGTCGTCAAGGGCAGCGGCCCCGGGTTCCTGCGCACGCTGCCGAGCGCCGACGCACTCGAGTCGCTCGCGTACCGCTTCGCGATCATCGGCTTCATCTTCTGGACGTTCACCCTCATCGCGGGGTCCATCTGGGCGAACGACGCGTGGGGCCGCTACTGGGGCTTCGACACGAAGGAAGTGTGGACCTTCGTGATCTGGGTCCTCTACGCGGGCTACATCCACGCTCGCGCGACACGCGGCTGGCGCGGCGCGCGGTCGGCATGGCTGTCGATCATCGGCTTCGTCGCCGTGATCTTCAACTTCACGATCGTGAACATGTTCTTCAAGGGGCTGCACGTCTACAGCGGCCTCAGCTGA
- a CDS encoding DUF3817 domain-containing protein — protein MPAAPKLASFPAIRGALKFYQICSVITGTMLLLLVAEMILKYVPALGYELFLGGSGGFLWFAPVVEGPNGLESTGDGFNLSLGILVAHGWFYVVYLFSCFRVWSLMRWPFWRFLLLASGGIVPLLSFFLEVRVARDVRAYLAEREAAAASGADQTHHLAGHSTLTAKIPTEGGQ, from the coding sequence ATGCCCGCCGCCCCCAAGCTCGCCTCCTTCCCGGCGATCCGCGGAGCCCTGAAGTTCTACCAGATCTGCTCGGTCATCACCGGCACGATGCTGCTGCTCCTGGTCGCCGAGATGATCCTCAAGTACGTGCCCGCGCTCGGGTACGAGCTGTTCCTCGGCGGGTCGGGCGGGTTCCTGTGGTTCGCCCCCGTCGTCGAGGGCCCCAACGGCCTCGAGTCGACGGGCGACGGCTTCAACCTGTCCCTCGGCATCCTCGTCGCGCACGGCTGGTTCTACGTCGTGTACCTCTTCTCGTGCTTCCGCGTGTGGAGCCTCATGCGCTGGCCGTTCTGGCGCTTCCTGCTCCTCGCGTCGGGCGGCATCGTGCCGCTCCTGTCGTTCTTCCTCGAGGTGCGCGTCGCGCGTGACGTGAGGGCCTACCTCGCGGAGCGCGAGGCGGCCGCGGCATCCGGAGCCGACCAGACCCACCACCTCGCCGGGCACTCCACGCTCACGGCGAAGATCCCCACCGAAGGCGGCCAGTGA
- the resB gene encoding cytochrome c biogenesis protein ResB: MDADPLRPSDHADAAADVTQPALGFVGWLRWGWRQLTSMRTALVLLLLLAIAAIPGSIVPQRSADPNGVTQYYADNPDLAPVLDNLSLFDVYTSPWFSAIYILLFVSLIGCVIPRTRHHWKALRARPPRTPARLERLDDHRSTIVELAPGADSAASGETAVALAGEQLRKAGYRVERYDGRGSYSVSAERGYARETGNLVFHAALVGVLISVAVGGGFTYTGQSVIIEGRTFVNTMLDYSSFNPGRFVDEERLVPYALTLDEFSVEYVAPGLQGSGQAGDFVAHLTTQIAGREAREGEVRVNHPLDIEGDRVYLMGNGYAPTITIRDADGEVVYSEPVPFLPQDANMTSLGVIKVPDGMPEQLGLVGFFYPTAQELTTGAFTSTYPDLVYPTLTLDVYAGDLGIDDGTPRSVYTLDPTGMEQLTGRAVGVDSIVLMPGQTADLPNGLGTITFENESPAGSSDLGESVKRFVSLSIHRDVGAPWVLAFATLAVLGLLAALFVARRRMWVKVTPDGHTLRVEYAGLARGEDPTLADAVDQVAQRHGDALEAALREPASATSPPEGAT, from the coding sequence GTGGACGCGGACCCGCTGCGTCCGTCCGATCACGCGGATGCCGCGGCCGACGTCACGCAGCCCGCGCTCGGCTTCGTCGGGTGGCTCCGCTGGGGCTGGCGGCAGCTCACGTCGATGCGCACGGCGCTCGTGCTGCTGCTCCTGCTCGCGATCGCCGCGATCCCCGGGTCGATCGTGCCGCAACGCAGCGCCGACCCGAACGGCGTCACCCAGTACTACGCCGACAACCCCGACCTCGCCCCGGTCCTCGACAACCTGAGCCTGTTCGATGTGTACACGTCGCCGTGGTTCTCGGCGATCTACATCCTGCTGTTCGTCTCGCTCATCGGCTGCGTCATCCCGCGCACGAGGCACCACTGGAAGGCGCTGCGCGCGCGGCCGCCGCGCACGCCCGCGCGCCTCGAGCGCCTCGACGACCACCGCTCGACGATCGTCGAGCTCGCACCGGGCGCCGACTCCGCGGCATCCGGCGAGACCGCCGTCGCCCTCGCCGGTGAGCAGCTCCGCAAGGCCGGCTACCGCGTCGAGCGGTACGACGGCCGAGGCTCGTACTCGGTGTCGGCCGAGCGCGGCTACGCGCGAGAGACGGGCAACCTCGTGTTCCACGCGGCACTCGTGGGCGTGCTCATCTCGGTGGCGGTCGGCGGCGGCTTTACCTACACGGGGCAGAGCGTCATCATCGAGGGGCGCACGTTCGTCAACACGATGCTCGACTACTCGTCGTTCAATCCTGGCCGGTTCGTTGACGAGGAGCGCCTCGTGCCGTACGCGCTCACGCTCGACGAGTTCTCGGTCGAGTACGTCGCGCCGGGCCTGCAGGGCTCGGGTCAGGCGGGTGACTTCGTCGCCCACCTCACGACCCAGATCGCCGGCCGAGAGGCGCGTGAGGGCGAGGTGCGCGTCAACCACCCGCTCGACATCGAGGGCGACCGCGTCTACCTCATGGGCAACGGCTACGCCCCGACGATCACGATCCGCGACGCGGACGGCGAGGTCGTGTACTCCGAGCCGGTGCCGTTCCTCCCGCAGGACGCGAACATGACGTCGCTCGGCGTCATCAAGGTGCCGGACGGCATGCCCGAGCAGCTCGGACTCGTCGGCTTCTTCTACCCGACCGCGCAGGAGCTCACGACGGGCGCGTTCACCTCGACCTACCCCGACCTCGTGTACCCGACGCTCACGCTCGACGTGTACGCGGGCGACCTCGGCATCGACGACGGCACGCCGCGATCGGTCTACACGCTCGACCCCACGGGGATGGAGCAGCTCACCGGCCGAGCCGTGGGCGTCGACTCGATCGTGCTCATGCCAGGCCAGACGGCCGACCTGCCGAACGGCCTCGGCACGATCACGTTCGAGAACGAGTCTCCGGCGGGCTCGAGCGACCTCGGCGAGTCCGTCAAGCGCTTCGTCTCGCTGTCGATCCACCGCGACGTCGGCGCGCCGTGGGTGCTCGCGTTCGCGACGCTCGCGGTCCTCGGCCTCCTCGCGGCCCTGTTCGTCGCGCGCCGCCGCATGTGGGTGAAGGTGACGCCCGACGGCCACACGCTGCGCGTCGAATACGCGGGTCTCGCGCGCGGCGAGGACCCGACACTCGCGGATGCCGTCGACCAGGTCGCCCAGCGGCACGGCGACGCCCTCGAGGCGGCGCTCCGCGAGCCCGCATCCGCCACAAGCCCGCCGGAAGGGGCGACGTAG